In Blastopirellula sp. J2-11, a single genomic region encodes these proteins:
- a CDS encoding carbon storage regulator, protein MLVLTRKPGETIRIGDDIVVTISQLKGGRVRIGIDAPPEMGIRRGELELRDEKDEMPAAIPFYSHVGSHHEKSYVG, encoded by the coding sequence CAAACCCGGCGAAACCATCCGCATCGGCGACGACATCGTGGTCACCATCAGTCAATTAAAGGGTGGTCGAGTTCGCATCGGCATTGACGCACCGCCTGAGATGGGGATCCGTCGCGGCGAGTTAGAGCTGCGGGACGAGAAGGACGAAATGCCGGCCGCGATTCCGTTCTATTCGCACGTTGGATCGCATCACGAGAAATCGTATGTCGGCTAG
- a CDS encoding GrpB family protein yields MSQLVLYAYDPRWPQAFEQMKSSLRFAAEGLISTVEHVGGTAIPLAPARDGVVDLLVGVDNADHLAEVAPYIEGLRFTAVETRLAEEGVLAEYRRRRFGGTPAYRLLLTPASGDFWRTAVQFRDAIAHCGGSTERYAQLKRRLAIQGVDGAQYELSKLVFFRHIEEQQSGGDREA; encoded by the coding sequence ATGAGCCAACTTGTTTTGTACGCCTATGATCCCCGCTGGCCGCAAGCTTTTGAACAGATGAAATCGAGCCTGCGTTTTGCCGCGGAGGGGCTTATTTCCACGGTCGAGCATGTCGGTGGAACGGCGATTCCGCTAGCGCCAGCACGAGACGGGGTCGTCGATTTGCTGGTCGGCGTCGACAATGCCGACCACCTTGCCGAAGTCGCGCCCTATATCGAGGGGCTTCGCTTCACGGCCGTCGAGACCCGTCTGGCCGAAGAAGGAGTGCTCGCCGAATATCGCCGCCGACGATTTGGCGGTACCCCCGCCTATCGCTTGTTATTGACCCCTGCGAGCGGAGATTTTTGGCGCACCGCGGTGCAGTTCCGTGACGCGATCGCGCACTGCGGCGGCTCGACCGAGCGCTATGCGCAACTCAAACGGCGTCTGGCGATTCAAGGGGTCGACGGCGCGCAGTACGAACTATCGAAGCTCGTTTTCTTCCGCCATATCGAAGAGCAACAAAGCGGCGGAGATCGAGAAGCATAA
- a CDS encoding family 10 glycosylhydrolase → MAFSPGQGGPTARRARQNCTRHVYCYAHILFAWSLLCLGNFAAAQTVGDPVQLDLRIAWGGGPVQSWSGDVRISSGKIALKRLLGMEADEARSVREIDGAIQIQHRTERVYDGFDIAVTAPITAQLQIDIHPQSAAQPPQAIVIPLQTLLDRSHSATLDQQGTQLLVRRSPGDALRVVMDRKNLIFAPGETFSVRYQANQPQLSFGSKLRLDLRLSHARKTDAIWTHSEPYTSDRSGGIDLKTTYAVPLPKEEGVYELTATLVEDRLTNLVFSAKPLLERRVQLVVIDPQKAAAAEDGPLRTIVDIDPASPGWWLRMSRLSQYNPWRRQRPTELFNQPPTTRTHLDRKWTELTVDGWHAFPLAIEKVGQPHVLEIEYPSDVAQSLGISIIEPNAGGSISPLGVDAGLENRGLVGGETAELKTHRLVFWPKSATPLVVLTNRRETGEAVFGRIRVLAGQAAVAPTKNKPLADGRLAIAHYEKPLFGSSFSATQDVNPVSQRSLDDWVTFYEGGDRLIQYLQHAGYNGASISVLSEGSALFPSEQIRTNPKYDKGAYFLDGRDPVQKDVLEMLLRQFDRAGMTLFPAIEFNAPLESLEKLRESLGDERLDLVDDQGRAAMDVSSAGGQGAYYNPLQPEVRTAMEQLIEELVGRYGHHPSFGGLTLQLNANGYAQLPGAKWGMDRATVTRFLQETRIANSIEELGQRPSTAILAQHRQAWLAWRAEQMSQFYEAAAQIVRRKKPAGLLMLDTAGSFRGYDWNDRLAPSLPRNMTLDGALLEAGVSRQQLQASDAIALLRTGYVRPEGEPANQGAYEMINASQEEAAYSQHVNRGVLEFHVPATMRLAKLDEANPFGGADNFSWIAAEFVGVGRQTRRPLIEALVDVDPAILLRGGWSVPLGEEAVVRDVLQILTALPRERFDDIAWSTTSAVQPVVARRLVKNGVTYCYFANASPWPITLNMTVRNTTAAAAAPLGEPSAESVALAAGDAVWSLTLPAYGLDAFSIDTPGTLFESAEVLLPPALLAALDQSNKEFSLRLRSLRSVPPLAVLKNPGFESPLQADGMLGWKYNAAADARIAIDPDNPPVGAAALQMQSGGGVAWIRSQPIPRPSTGRLFVRAQLRSNKAQLSPPLRISVDGEVNGQDYYQPLSLGAGPNPAVEANWRIFEHGVYDLPSDLVDLKVGFDLMGAGDVSIDEVQVFDVGFSEGEKRELQKLRTLSDGKYHQGQFADCYRILDSYWVRFLQERVPIAPELTQQPKSVERTATLPERAAPVESKEESRFDWLRKYTPRFPRF, encoded by the coding sequence ATGGCGTTTTCTCCCGGACAAGGAGGTCCGACGGCGAGGCGTGCGCGTCAGAATTGTACGCGTCATGTCTATTGCTATGCGCACATCCTCTTCGCCTGGTCGCTGCTTTGCCTAGGAAATTTCGCCGCGGCGCAGACCGTCGGCGATCCGGTCCAGCTTGATTTGCGGATCGCCTGGGGCGGAGGTCCGGTGCAAAGTTGGAGCGGCGACGTTCGCATTTCTTCCGGCAAGATCGCACTAAAGCGGTTGTTGGGAATGGAAGCCGATGAGGCTCGCTCGGTTCGCGAAATCGATGGCGCTATCCAAATCCAACACCGTACCGAGCGCGTTTACGACGGCTTCGATATTGCGGTGACCGCGCCGATCACGGCCCAACTGCAAATTGATATTCACCCGCAATCCGCCGCGCAGCCCCCCCAGGCGATCGTCATCCCGCTGCAGACGTTGCTCGACCGCTCGCATAGCGCCACGCTCGATCAGCAAGGGACGCAACTACTTGTTCGTCGCTCGCCGGGAGACGCGCTGCGGGTCGTGATGGATCGCAAAAATTTGATCTTCGCACCGGGCGAGACTTTCTCGGTTCGCTATCAAGCGAATCAGCCGCAATTGTCGTTTGGCTCGAAGTTGCGCTTGGACCTGCGGCTGAGTCATGCTCGCAAGACCGATGCGATCTGGACGCACAGTGAACCGTATACATCAGATCGCAGCGGCGGGATTGATTTGAAAACGACTTACGCGGTCCCGCTTCCCAAAGAAGAAGGGGTCTACGAACTGACCGCGACGTTGGTCGAAGATCGATTGACCAACTTAGTTTTCTCGGCCAAGCCGCTGCTCGAACGAAGAGTGCAGTTGGTCGTGATTGATCCGCAAAAGGCTGCTGCGGCCGAAGATGGTCCGCTGCGCACGATCGTTGACATTGACCCGGCGAGCCCCGGTTGGTGGCTGCGAATGTCGCGGTTGTCGCAATACAACCCTTGGCGCCGCCAACGCCCGACCGAACTGTTCAATCAGCCGCCGACAACGCGAACTCACCTTGATCGCAAATGGACCGAGCTGACGGTCGACGGTTGGCACGCATTTCCGTTGGCGATTGAAAAAGTGGGTCAGCCGCATGTCTTAGAAATTGAATACCCCAGCGACGTCGCGCAAAGTTTAGGGATCAGCATCATCGAGCCAAACGCGGGAGGATCGATCTCGCCGCTGGGTGTCGATGCGGGACTGGAGAATCGCGGGCTGGTCGGAGGTGAAACGGCGGAGCTGAAAACGCATCGTCTGGTTTTTTGGCCCAAGAGCGCCACGCCGCTGGTCGTGCTGACCAATCGACGCGAAACGGGCGAAGCGGTGTTTGGCCGAATTCGCGTGTTGGCGGGACAAGCCGCCGTCGCGCCGACAAAAAACAAACCGCTGGCCGATGGTCGCTTGGCGATCGCGCATTATGAAAAGCCGTTGTTTGGCTCGTCTTTCTCGGCCACGCAAGATGTCAATCCGGTGTCGCAGCGCAGTCTCGACGACTGGGTCACCTTCTACGAAGGGGGAGATCGCCTGATCCAGTACCTGCAGCACGCAGGCTACAACGGCGCGTCGATCTCGGTGCTAAGCGAAGGTTCGGCCCTGTTTCCGAGTGAGCAGATTCGGACCAATCCCAAGTACGACAAAGGGGCTTACTTCTTGGACGGGCGCGATCCCGTGCAAAAAGATGTGTTGGAAATGTTGTTGCGGCAATTTGATCGAGCCGGAATGACGCTCTTCCCGGCGATCGAATTCAACGCACCGCTAGAATCGCTTGAGAAACTGCGCGAGTCATTGGGCGACGAGCGGCTCGATTTGGTCGATGATCAAGGTCGCGCTGCAATGGATGTCAGCAGTGCAGGAGGGCAGGGCGCCTACTACAATCCGCTGCAGCCTGAAGTTCGCACCGCGATGGAGCAGCTGATCGAAGAACTGGTCGGCCGCTATGGACATCATCCGTCGTTTGGCGGCCTTACGCTGCAACTGAACGCGAACGGCTACGCCCAATTGCCGGGCGCCAAATGGGGAATGGATCGCGCCACGGTCACCCGGTTCTTACAAGAGACGCGCATCGCCAATTCGATCGAAGAATTGGGACAACGCCCTTCTACCGCGATCTTGGCCCAGCATCGTCAAGCGTGGCTCGCCTGGCGTGCCGAACAAATGAGCCAGTTTTACGAAGCTGCGGCGCAAATCGTCCGACGCAAGAAACCAGCAGGCCTGTTGATGCTCGACACGGCAGGCTCTTTCCGCGGCTATGACTGGAATGATCGCTTGGCGCCCAGCTTGCCGCGCAATATGACGTTGGACGGGGCGCTGCTCGAAGCCGGCGTCAGTCGGCAACAACTGCAAGCGAGCGACGCGATCGCGCTGTTGCGGACAGGCTATGTACGACCGGAAGGGGAGCCTGCGAACCAGGGAGCGTATGAGATGATCAACGCTTCGCAGGAAGAGGCCGCCTATAGTCAGCATGTGAACCGCGGCGTATTGGAGTTCCATGTTCCGGCGACCATGCGGCTCGCGAAGTTGGACGAAGCGAACCCGTTTGGGGGCGCCGACAATTTCTCATGGATCGCGGCGGAGTTTGTGGGCGTTGGACGGCAAACGCGGCGTCCGTTGATCGAAGCGCTGGTCGACGTCGATCCGGCGATCTTATTGCGCGGCGGCTGGTCGGTTCCGTTGGGCGAAGAAGCAGTAGTCCGCGACGTGCTGCAAATATTGACCGCTTTGCCGCGGGAACGTTTTGACGACATCGCCTGGTCGACGACCAGCGCCGTACAACCGGTCGTGGCTCGTCGTCTGGTCAAAAATGGGGTCACCTATTGCTACTTCGCCAACGCATCTCCGTGGCCGATTACGCTGAACATGACGGTGCGAAATACGACCGCTGCTGCGGCGGCGCCGCTTGGTGAACCATCGGCCGAAAGCGTTGCGTTGGCCGCTGGGGACGCCGTCTGGTCACTGACGTTGCCGGCCTATGGCTTGGATGCCTTTTCAATTGATACTCCGGGCACGCTGTTTGAATCGGCCGAAGTATTGCTGCCGCCGGCGCTGCTGGCCGCGCTGGATCAAAGCAACAAAGAGTTTTCGTTGCGACTTCGCAGTCTGCGCAGCGTTCCGCCGTTGGCCGTGTTGAAAAACCCCGGCTTCGAGTCGCCGTTGCAGGCCGACGGCATGTTGGGTTGGAAGTACAACGCGGCGGCGGACGCGAGAATCGCGATCGATCCCGACAATCCGCCAGTCGGCGCTGCAGCCTTGCAGATGCAAAGCGGCGGCGGAGTCGCGTGGATTCGGAGCCAACCAATTCCACGTCCCAGCACTGGGCGACTTTTCGTGCGGGCGCAACTTCGCAGCAACAAGGCGCAGTTGTCGCCGCCGCTACGGATCTCGGTCGACGGCGAAGTGAATGGGCAAGACTACTACCAACCGCTATCGCTAGGCGCCGGACCTAATCCGGCGGTCGAAGCGAACTGGCGCATCTTTGAGCATGGCGTCTACGATTTGCCGTCTGATCTGGTCGACCTGAAAGTTGGGTTTGACTTGATGGGGGCCGGCGACGTTTCGATCGACGAAGTTCAGGTATTTGACGTCGGTTTTAGCGAAGGGGAAAAGCGAGAACTGCAAAAGCTGCGAACGCTCTCCGACGGCAAGTACCATCAAGGTCAATTTGCCGATTGCTACCGCATTCTGGACAGCTACTGGGTCCGGTTCCTGCAAGAACGCGTACCGATCGCGCCCGAATTGACCCAACAGCCGAAGTCGGTTGAGCGAACCGCGACCTTACCCGAACGCGCTGCCCCGGTTGAATCAAAAGAAGAATCCCGCTTCGATTGGCTCCGAAAATACACCCCCCGCTTCCCGCGGTTCTAA